From Carya illinoinensis cultivar Pawnee chromosome 5, C.illinoinensisPawnee_v1, whole genome shotgun sequence, one genomic window encodes:
- the LOC122309381 gene encoding protein FAR1-RELATED SEQUENCE 5-like has product MKFATDHELMAYYKRYAEQQGFGVITQRTKREADERVRYLTIGCARGGKYQPSHSNISRPRPTIKTDCKARINAHLVKGTWELTSVELAHNHDTVSPQKSRFFRSHKNLDEYSQRMLDLNDRAGIRMNKNFGVLVVEAGGFENLDFQEKDCRNFIDKARKLRLGKGGGEALTEYFKRMRSQNDGFVYMIDVDEDLRLRNVFWADARSRAAYEYFGDVITFDTTYLTNRYGMPFATFVGVNHHGQSILLGAGLLSSEDTSTFVWLFEAWLECMNGRASKAIIQTKTEQ; this is encoded by the coding sequence ATGAAGTTTGCCACTGATCATGAGCTTATGGCCTATTATAAGCGATATGCCGAGCAACAAGGTTTTGGTGTTATAACACAACGGACGAAGAGAGAGGCCGATGAGAGAGTGAGGTATTTGACGATTGGGTGTGCGCGAGGTGGCAAGTACCAACCTAGCCATAGTAATATATCGAGGCCGCGTCCAACTATTAAAACGGATTGTAAGGCAAGGATAAATGCGCACTTGGTGAAGGGTACTTGGGAGCTGACCAGTGTTGAACTTGCTCATAATCATGACACTGTCAGCCCACAAAAATCTAGATTCTTTAGATCGCACAAAAATCTAGACGAATACAGTCAGAGGATGCTTGATTTGAACGACAGAGCTGGTATTCGAATGAATAAGAATTTTGGGGTACTTGTTGTTGAAGCGGGGGGGTTTGAGAATcttgattttcaagaaaaagactGTCGGAATTTTATTGACAAAGCTAGGAAATTGAGGTTGGGTAAAGGAGGTGGCGAAGCCCTTACTGAGTACTTCAAGCGGATGAGGTCGCaaaatgatggttttgtttATATGATTGATGTGGATGAGGATTTGAGACTGAGAAATGTGTTTTGGGCTGACGCACGTAGTCGAGCAGCGTATGAGTATTTCGGCGATGTTATTACTTTCGATACGACATATCTTACAAATAGGTATGGTATGCCGTTTGCCACGTTTGTTGGTGTAAATCATCATGGGCAGTCTATACTGTTAGGGGCTGGGTTGCTTTCAAGCGAGGACACAAGTACTTTCGTCTGGTTGTTTGAAGCATGGTTGGAGTGCATGAATGGTCGGGCGTCAAAAGCCATCATTCAGACCAAGACCGAGCAATGA
- the LOC122309385 gene encoding protein FAR1-RELATED SEQUENCE 1-like: MKNAIAVVFPNTRHRYYLWHIMRKLPEKLGSHAAFNAGLKTAIQGALYDSQTCEEFEMKWGQFIQKYDLSDNAWLNGLYNERSFWVLVYLKGVFWAGMSTTQRSESMNTFFDGFVHSGTTLKEFVDQFDNALRKKVEVETTADFNSANQTIPCSSAFRIEKQFQAVYTSAKFKEEGCISTYDVLDEITIDDDHVKSVKYTVYFNEEEVDLKCTCALFEMRGILCRHALNVCQMNKIHALPEKYILDRWRKDLKRRYTVVKSSYDDLRSNADSRRYKFVVKYCVKLATRVCPSDEHVTAFVSHLEEFEKKFQGLTLESGSSKVKETIVTDKSKKILSPHVVRGKGRPPTKRKVLPVEKAARKRKKQSTCRKIFDDASQDGELSEAPESDQVLSACKDDYVVLTQCSTFTHPTPSENEK; this comes from the exons ATGAAGAATGCTATTGCTGTGGTATTCCCAAATACTCGCCATAGATATTATCTTTGGCATATAATGCGAAAGTTGCCTGAGAAATTGGGATCTCACGCTGCATTCAATGCAGGATTGAAGACTGCCATCCAGGGTGCCCTTTATGATTCACAGACAtgtgaagaatttgaaatgaagtggGGGCAATTTATTCAGAAGTATGATCTTAGTGATAATGCATGGTTGAATGGATTGTACAATGAGAGGTCCTTCTGGGTACTGGTGTACCTTAAGGGAGTATTTTGGGCTGGCATGAGCACAACCCAAAGGTCAGAAAGTATGAACACGTTCTTCGATGGGTTTGTGCATTCTGGTACAACGTTGAAAGAATTTGTTGACCAATTTGACAATGCGCTCAGGAAAAAGGTGGAGGTCGAGACGACAGCTGATTTCAACTCCGCCAACCAAACCATCCCATGTTCATCCGCATTCCGCATTGAGAAGCAATTTCAAGCAGTGTATACGAGTGCAAAATTTAAAGAG GAGGGTTGCATTTCCACCTACGATGTTTTGGATGAAATTACCATTGATGATGACCATGTGAAGAGTGTCAAGTACACTGTTTATTTTAATGAGGAGGAGGTTGATTTGAAATGCACATGTGCGTTATTTGAGATGAGGGGGATCCTCTGTAGGCATGCATTGAACGTTTGCCAGATGAATAAGATTCATGCATTGCCGGAAAAGTATATCTTggatcgatggaggaaggatTTAAAGAGGAGATATACGGTGGTCAAAAGTAGCTACGATGACTTGCGATCGAATGCGGACTCACGAAGGTATAAGTTCGTGgttaaatattgtgtaaaaTTAGCTACCCGTGTTTGCCCAAGTGATGAACATGTTACTGCATTCGTGAGCCACTTGGAGGagtttgagaaaaaatttcaagGATTGACACTTGAGTCCGGTTCAAGCAAGGTGAAAGAAACTATAGTCACGGATAAGAGTAAGAAAATCTTAAGCCCGCATGTTGTTCGAGGGAAAGGTAGGCCACCAACGAAAAGGAAGGTTCTGCCTGTGGAGAAGGCAGCAAGAAAGCGAAAGAAACAATCg ACATGTAGGAAAATATTTGATGATGCATCACAGGATGGTGAGTTATCAGAAGCTCCAGAAAGTGATCAG GTACTTAGTGCATGCAAGGATGATTATGTTGTACTAACACAGTGCAGTACTTTCACACACCCAACGCCATCGGAAAATGAGAAGTGA
- the LOC122309378 gene encoding leucine-rich repeat extensin-like protein 2: MDKEEDKRSPRPSTPIPPTQGYYGSGSTYYPPFIMRPNAFPNKYTYTWGSQAPPIPPFPATFIYPSSTSAQESDRMQQTTQSLPMPHFPTMFIYHPSNNAEESGRVPPTSQTPPMPPPPMVFIYPLSTNAEEAGVVQQTNQSPPMPPLPTPFIYPPSMTAKKSSHFQVANQPPPITRPPSSDGEELRSFENSSTTPSTNVTDATFISENETTVGGTSLFSEKNEESEDINEENSDNQ; this comes from the exons ATGgacaaagaagaagataaaaggtCACCCAGGCCTTCTACACCAATTCCACCGACTCAG GGATATTATGGTTCGGGGAGTACTTACTACCCGCCATTTATAATGCGTCCAAATGCATTTCCTAATAAATACACATATACATGGGGTAGCCAG GCACCACCAATCCCACCTTTTCCAGCAACGTTCATTTACCCTTCGTCGACTAGTGCGCAGGAGTCAGACCGTATGCAACAAACGACCCAG TCTCTACCAATGCCACATTTTCCAACGATGTTCATCTATCATCCATCTAATAATGCAGAAGAGTCGGGCCGTGTTCCACCAACGAGCCAG ACCCCACCAATGCCACCTCCTCCAATGGTATTCATCTACCCTCTCTCGACAAATGCGGAAGAGGCAGGCGTTGTTCAACAAACGAACCAG TCCCCACCAATGCCACCTCTTCCAACTCCATTCATCTACCCTCCGTCGATGACCGCAAAGAAGTCGAGCCATTTTCAAGTAGCCAACCAG CCTCCACCAATAACACGACCTCCATCGAGTGATGGAGAGGAGCTGAGAAGCTTTGAAAATTCTTCAACTACTCCATCGACTAATGTGACTGATGCGACATTTATAAGCGAAAATGAAACTACTGTTGGAGGTACATCTCTATTTTCTGAAAAGAATGAAGAATCTGAGGatataaatgaagaaaattctGATAACCAATGA